From one Sphingomonas xanthus genomic stretch:
- a CDS encoding DUF3576 domain-containing protein, with protein MRRLPLTVLSLAVAGTALSACSRNRDVPRELAPSRMTSIGVNSYLWRAAVDTLSFAPLITADSNGGVIVTDWYINPNTPGERVKLTVSIIDQDLRADALRVAASRQVNQSGVWVDAPVAAATVQKLEDIILTRARDLRRTTVGG; from the coding sequence ATGCGCCGCTTGCCCCTTACCGTTCTTTCCCTGGCCGTTGCCGGGACCGCCCTGTCCGCCTGTTCGCGCAATCGCGACGTCCCTCGCGAACTCGCCCCGTCGCGGATGACGAGTATCGGCGTGAACAGCTATTTATGGCGGGCCGCGGTCGACACGCTGTCGTTCGCCCCGCTGATCACCGCCGACTCGAATGGCGGCGTCATCGTCACCGACTGGTACATCAACCCGAACACCCCGGGTGAGCGGGTCAAGCTCACCGTGTCGATCATCGATCAAGACCTGCGCGCCGACGCGTTGCGCGTTGCCGCCAGCCGCCAGGTCAACCAGTCTGGCGTTTGGGTTGATGCCCCCGTCGCCGCGGCCACGGTTCAGAAACTTGAGGACATCATCCTCACCCGCGCCCGCGATCTTCGCCGCACCACCGTCGGCGGATAA